The Methanococcus voltae PS genome segment GGGGTGTAAGTGTCAAGGTTTTCCGAGGCATTAAGCCCGCTAATACTAATAGTTCAAGTGATAAAAGATATTCTGGACACTTAAAGATATGAGAGCTTATCTCAATAATGTTAAAAAATTTTATTTTTTTATAGGCAAATATATTTATTAATTTAAATATACGAATATTATTTTAAAAAAAATAAAATTAGATTATATATTATAATCTAACTGGTATTTCTTCTTCAAACATCTCTTTTTTAATTTCTTGAACTGTATATTCTCCATAATGTAATATACTAGCCATAAGAGCAGCATCTGCTAAACCCTGTTTAAAAACATTTTTAACATGCGCTATGTTACCACAACCACCACTTGCAATTACTGGTATTTTGATTGATTTGGAAATTATTGAAGTTAAAGGAATGTCATAGCCTTCTTTTGTTCCATCTGCATCCATACTGGTTAGTAGTATTTCCCCTGCGCCTAGTTCTTCAACTTTTTTGGCCCAAGTAATTGCGTCGATGTTTGTAGCTTCCCTACCCCCATATATATAAATTTGGAACCAAAATTTACCTTTCGAATCTTCATATATATTTTTGTAGGTTAAGCCCTTAATTTCGTTGTAATTATTTGAATCTTCGTTTTCAATGTCATTTTTAATTTCGTCTGCTTTAATATATGTTTTTTTAACATCCATGGCCACCACAACACACTGTGAGCCATAAATAGCGGATGCATCAGATATTAATTGAGGGGTTTTAACTGCAGATGTATTTATGGATATTTTATCAGCACCTGCTCTTAATATCTTTTTAAAGTCGTCCACTGTTTTTATACCGCCCCCTACAGTTAAAGGTATGAAAACTTTTTCAGCAGTTTTTTTTACAACTTCAATTATTATGTCTCTTTTTTCAAAAGATGCAGTAATGTCTAAAAAGACTAATTCGTCAGCACCCTGTTCATCATATATTTTTGATAATTCAACAGGGTCTCCAGCATCTCTTAATCCTAAAAAATTAGTTCCTTTAACAACTCTACCTTCTTTAATATCCAAACAAGGTATTATTCTTTTGGTAAGCATTTTATTTCACCATATATTTAGAATTATATTATAAATAATTTTTAATAATTTTTTAATAATTTAACTATTTACAGATATATATTTCATCTGATTAATTTCAATATATTTACTATGGAATTTTCACTTATTTTTTAACATTACTTTTATTGTCTTTTAAATCTTTAGCTACTTTTAAAGCTCTAGTCGATGCTAAATCTTTTTTAATATATATTTCTGCTAAATCTTCAGCTAAATTTGATAATTCTTTACTGAATTTGTTTCTAGACAATACTATAGGTTCTCCTTTTATCCACTGGTCTTCCACAGTAATTTCATAAGGTAAAACTGCAATGATATCTTCCAAGATTCCTTCAAACTCTACTATATTTCTATTTTTGTTTAAAACTACCCCTATACAATCTATATCTATTGCGTAAAGTAATTCTTTTGTTTTGATGGTATTTATAACTCCAGGAATACTATCTTCACCGATAACTATCATTTTATTTACTATTTTTTCATCAAGATTCAAGGAAGAAAATAATAAACTACCTTCAACAATGTTCGGAGGTAAGTCGATGATTATTATATCGTACTTATTATTTAATTCATAGATTAAATCTACCATTCTACGCTGATTTAAATCTGTATTGAATGAATTAGGACTAGTATCTGATATTATAACGTCCAAATCATCATAATTATGTATAATATCTGTAATATCTAAATTTCCCGATAAGTAAGAATTTAGAGTATATGGCGTATCTTCAAATCCAAAAAGCAAAGAGCTAGTTCCTGCATAAATATCACAGTCTATATAGAGTGTTTTTGCTTTACTGCTCAAATAGTATGCAATATTGCCGGAAATGGTTGTTTTTCCGGTTCCGCCCTGAATATTGTAAAATCCAATTCTCATAAAATCCCCTAATTTTTTTATTTAGTTTTAATTTTTAATTTTCTTTAAATTTTTAATTTTAGTTTTAAATGTAAATATATTAATATATATGTCATTAGTCATATATCAAATACCGTAATTTGATAATTTTAAATATTTTATAATAATTTAACATAATTAATAGTATTATATTTTTTAATTAAATAAGTTATGCAATACTATAATGCACCACGGATTTTTTATGTGCACAATCAATTATATAAATAAGTAATTACTATTATCTATAAAAAAATTAAAATTAATAGTTAGTAATGTAGTAACATTATAGATATGCCTAAGTTTAAGTAAAAAATTTTAACGCTAATTTAATCCATATTTTTAATTTATAAATATGATTATATACTAATCAATTATATTACTCAAATTATATTATTAATATTATTAATTTTTAATTATTTTTCAAAAAGGATAACTTTCCTAAAATGGTGATTTATTTGGACTACAATTACGAAAAATTATTGGACAGGGCAAGAAGTAAGTTGCCAGAAGACGTTTTTAAAGATATAAGGTTTGAAATACCTAAGGCAGATAGCTTTGTAGAAGGTAATAGAACAATTATTAAAAACTTCAAAGAATTGGCTAAATTTATTGAAAGAGATGCACACGAATTCTCCAAATACGTAATGAAAGAATTAGGTACTGCGGGAGATTTAGAAGGTAGTAGATTAATATTACAAGGTAAATTTGGTTACAGATTAGTAAATGAAAAAATACAAAACTTTGTAAATGAATACGTACTGTGCCCAGAATGTGGAAAACCAGATACTAAGATAATTAAAGAAGGAAGAATTCATTTCTTAAAATGTACTGCTTGCGGTGCTATGAAGCCTGTTAAAACATTATAAAATTAATTAGTATTATCTAAATAATACTTTTTTAAATTCTTCATATGTCATATTTTATTAAAATAATGCTGATTTTAAATTTATTTTTAATTTTGGTTCTTACTTTGATTATTTTTGTATGTAATTCTGCTTAATATTAATTTATACTTAAAAATTCTTTTATTCATAGATATATGATTTAGTTTTAATTCTTGAGAATATAATTTACTAAATATATTTAATAGGTGGAATAATGTCAAATAATGATAAAATTACTATAGATAGTGGCTCTAATAACGCAAAAGGTTCATTTTGCTATCGTTGTGGTCATGAAGGGGAATTATTAGATGGATTATGTAATTTGTGCTATAGTCAGCTAAACCCTTTGTTTAATATTGACGATAGAATAACTATCGAAGTTTGCCATATGTGTGGTTCGTATAAAAGAAAACTATGGTGTGACCCGAAAAGTGAAGATACTTACGAAATAATGGACGAAATTGCATATTTTGCAGTTAAAGATAATTTAAAAAAATCAAATAAATCTATCGATGTGCAAATAATTCCAAAAGAGGCTAAGCAATTACCTGGAGGCAAACACTCGAGGGTTGAAATACCAGTCACGATAATCGCAGAGGGTAGATTGATTGGTGAAAAACGAGATAGGACTGAAGAAAAGGAAGTTATAGTTTATTTAACCATGGTACAATGTCCAAGATGTTCAAGATGTATGTCTAATTATTATGAAGGAACACTACAAGTTAGAGCAATGGGTCGTTTTTTATCTGAAGAAGAAAGGGTTGAATTGGATGATTTTGTACGGGAAGAAGTAGTAAGAAGACTTAAAAAAGATAGGATGTCATTTATATCTAAATTTATAATTCAAAAAGAAGGTTTAGATTACCAGATGGG includes the following:
- the hisF gene encoding imidazole glycerol phosphate synthase subunit HisF; translated protein: MLTKRIIPCLDIKEGRVVKGTNFLGLRDAGDPVELSKIYDEQGADELVFLDITASFEKRDIIIEVVKKTAEKVFIPLTVGGGIKTVDDFKKILRAGADKISINTSAVKTPQLISDASAIYGSQCVVVAMDVKKTYIKADEIKNDIENEDSNNYNEIKGLTYKNIYEDSKGKFWFQIYIYGGREATNIDAITWAKKVEELGAGEILLTSMDADGTKEGYDIPLTSIISKSIKIPVIASGGCGNIAHVKNVFKQGLADAALMASILHYGEYTVQEIKKEMFEEEIPVRL
- a CDS encoding MinD/ParA family ATP-binding protein is translated as MRIGFYNIQGGTGKTTISGNIAYYLSSKAKTLYIDCDIYAGTSSLLFGFEDTPYTLNSYLSGNLDITDIIHNYDDLDVIISDTSPNSFNTDLNQRRMVDLIYELNNKYDIIIIDLPPNIVEGSLLFSSLNLDEKIVNKMIVIGEDSIPGVINTIKTKELLYAIDIDCIGVVLNKNRNIVEFEGILEDIIAVLPYEITVEDQWIKGEPIVLSRNKFSKELSNLAEDLAEIYIKKDLASTRALKVAKDLKDNKSNVKK
- a CDS encoding translation initiation factor IF-2 subunit beta; protein product: MVIYLDYNYEKLLDRARSKLPEDVFKDIRFEIPKADSFVEGNRTIIKNFKELAKFIERDAHEFSKYVMKELGTAGDLEGSRLILQGKFGYRLVNEKIQNFVNEYVLCPECGKPDTKIIKEGRIHFLKCTACGAMKPVKTL
- a CDS encoding 60S ribosomal export protein NMD3, with amino-acid sequence MSNNDKITIDSGSNNAKGSFCYRCGHEGELLDGLCNLCYSQLNPLFNIDDRITIEVCHMCGSYKRKLWCDPKSEDTYEIMDEIAYFAVKDNLKKSNKSIDVQIIPKEAKQLPGGKHSRVEIPVTIIAEGRLIGEKRDRTEEKEVIVYLTMVQCPRCSRCMSNYYEGTLQVRAMGRFLSEEERVELDDFVREEVVRRLKKDRMSFISKFIIQKEGLDYQMGSMGAIRNIASAIKTKYGGKSLETAKLVGVDKDTGKDQYRITVSIRIPQYAIGDVIAYNEAICVVTAISEDKTHLKVLDNSEKISLNWNEIEKNTYLVCKSSECQTATIISVSDDTIMAMDDNTYEVYEYNNDVKTEEGSKVKIFKNEELNRIIDLS